In Massilia forsythiae, one DNA window encodes the following:
- a CDS encoding VOC family protein, with protein sequence MVSKNTICLWYDGAALDAARFYAETFPDSAVGAVRHAPGDYPSGKAGDVLVVEFSVLGIPCIGMNGGPGVPHTLAFSFQVATGDQAETDRYWNAIVGNGGEENECGWCKDRWGMSWQITPRVLTDGLADPDPAVARRVFAAMMTMRKIDVAAIEAARRG encoded by the coding sequence ATGGTCAGCAAGAACACGATCTGCCTCTGGTACGACGGCGCCGCGCTGGACGCCGCCCGGTTCTACGCCGAAACGTTTCCAGACAGCGCCGTTGGCGCCGTCCGGCACGCGCCCGGCGACTACCCTTCCGGCAAGGCCGGTGACGTATTGGTGGTCGAATTCTCGGTGCTCGGGATACCCTGCATCGGCATGAACGGCGGGCCGGGCGTGCCGCATACGCTGGCGTTCTCGTTCCAGGTGGCGACCGGGGACCAGGCCGAGACCGACCGCTACTGGAATGCGATCGTCGGCAATGGCGGTGAGGAAAACGAATGCGGCTGGTGCAAGGATAGATGGGGCATGTCGTGGCAGATCACACCGCGCGTGCTGACCGATGGGCTTGCCGACCCGGACCCGGCGGTGGCGCGGCGCGTGTTCGCGGCGATGATGACGATGCGCAAGATCGACGTGGCGGCGATCGAGGCTGCGCGGCGCGGATGA
- a CDS encoding flavin reductase family protein, protein MSDTIHFYEPRAGHGLPHDPFNAIVGPRPIGWISSRSGDGILNLAPYSFFNAFNYTPPIIGFASIGYKDSLRNIEQTGEFGWNLATRALAEQMNISCTAAPPEVDEFALAGLTPAASRLIAAPRVAESPVSFECRLTQIVQLQRADGATVPTWLVLGEVVGVHIDRSLLKDGVYDTAAAAPILRGGGPADYFSIGPEQLFKMSRPG, encoded by the coding sequence ATGAGCGACACCATCCATTTCTACGAACCGCGCGCCGGCCACGGCCTGCCGCACGACCCCTTCAACGCCATCGTCGGCCCGCGCCCGATCGGCTGGATCTCGTCCAGGAGCGGCGACGGCATCCTCAACCTGGCGCCCTACAGCTTTTTCAACGCCTTCAACTACACGCCGCCGATCATCGGCTTCGCCAGCATCGGCTACAAGGATTCGCTGCGCAACATCGAGCAGACCGGCGAGTTCGGCTGGAACCTGGCGACGCGCGCGCTGGCCGAGCAGATGAACATCAGTTGCACCGCGGCGCCGCCCGAGGTCGACGAATTCGCGCTGGCCGGCTTGACGCCGGCGGCCTCGCGCCTGATCGCGGCGCCGCGCGTGGCGGAAAGCCCGGTGTCGTTCGAATGCCGGCTGACCCAGATCGTGCAATTGCAGCGCGCCGACGGCGCGACGGTGCCGACCTGGCTGGTGCTGGGCGAGGTGGTGGGCGTGCATATCGACCGCAGCCTGCTGAAGGATGGCGTGTACGACACCGCCGCGGCCGCGCCGATCCTGCGCGGCGGCGGGCCGGCGGATTATTTCAGCATCGGGCCGGAGCAGCTGTTCAAGATGTCGCGGCCGGGGTGA
- a CDS encoding type 1 glutamine amidotransferase domain-containing protein, which yields MGEPGKLAGKRIAVLAANGFEQAELETPVAALKAAGAQVEVIALRGGRIRGMHVHQSGELLRVDKAVGDARVADYDGLLLPGGFIAPDSLRQSDAARDFVRQVDAAGKPVATLSQAPLLLASIGLLQGRTLSAWPGIRDDLVNAGATWLNQDVVRDGRWLSGRGPQDVAAFTATLVAFFAGEDAAPAQSEGPSDPPQQEPCETPGQPLRWLSAPSVGAMLSLALLGVGVVAANMGRRRRQQGDADGEADAGASTQAASSDPP from the coding sequence ATGGGCGAACCGGGCAAACTCGCGGGAAAGCGCATCGCCGTGCTGGCGGCGAACGGCTTCGAGCAGGCCGAGCTGGAAACGCCGGTGGCGGCCCTGAAGGCGGCCGGCGCCCAGGTCGAGGTCATCGCCCTGCGCGGCGGCCGCATCCGCGGCATGCACGTGCACCAGTCGGGCGAATTGCTGCGGGTCGACAAGGCGGTGGGCGATGCGCGCGTGGCCGACTACGACGGCCTGCTGCTGCCGGGCGGATTCATCGCGCCCGATTCGCTGCGCCAGTCGGACGCCGCGCGCGACTTCGTACGCCAGGTCGACGCCGCCGGCAAGCCGGTCGCCACGCTGTCGCAGGCGCCGCTGCTGCTGGCCTCGATCGGGCTGCTGCAAGGCCGCACCTTGAGCGCCTGGCCCGGCATCCGCGACGACCTGGTCAACGCCGGCGCCACCTGGCTGAACCAGGACGTGGTGCGCGACGGGCGCTGGCTGTCGGGCCGCGGTCCGCAGGACGTCGCCGCCTTCACCGCGACGCTGGTCGCGTTCTTCGCCGGCGAGGACGCCGCACCGGCGCAAAGCGAGGGCCCGTCCGACCCGCCGCAGCAGGAACCGTGCGAGACGCCGGGCCAGCCGCTGCGCTGGCTGTCGGCGCCCTCGGTGGGCGCGATGCTGAGCCTGGCACTGCTGGGCGTGGGCGTGGTGGCCGCCAACATGGGCCGGCGCCGGCGCCAGCAGGGCGATGCCGATGGCGAAGCGGATGCCGGCGCATCCACGCAGGCGGCATCTTCCGATCCGCCGTGA
- a CDS encoding sodium/sugar symporter, giving the protein MTPFSTLDSFVFLVYFVVVAAYGIWVYRRKKSTSGRASHDYFLAEGSLTWWAIGASLIASNISAEQFIGMSGSGYRIGMAIAVYELMAAATLIIVAVFFMPVYLKNHIYTMPQFLEQRYGKAVATTMALFWLGLYVVVNLTSILYLGALAISSIAGLNVFACMIFLAVFAAIITLGGMKVIGYTDVIQVLCLVVGGLVTTWIALDLVAKLGGGHGSVQGASELFKRAGEHFDMVLTRGNANYMDLPGLSTLIGGMWIVNLNYWGCNQYITQRALGADLPTARKGILFAAFLKLLMPVIVVLPGIAAYALDKSGALGDAMRQGGELNPDRAYPTLLALLPTGLKGVAFAALTAAVVASLAGKANSIATIFTLDIYKKNFNREASEQRMVWIGRVTVVVAMILAVVIAPMLGIDKKGGFQYIQEYTGFVSPGILAMFLLGFFWKKTTSAAAMFATVGGLVFSIVLKFLPGMMDLHFLAPIGFAVDNGAGVYEIPFLDRMLIVFLLVVAGMVLLSLSGNRSEAEAKRMVIDRRMFRVDGGFAVGSAIVCVLVAAVYIAWW; this is encoded by the coding sequence ATGACTCCATTTTCCACCCTCGATTCATTCGTCTTCCTGGTCTACTTCGTGGTCGTCGCGGCCTACGGCATCTGGGTATACCGGCGCAAGAAAAGCACCTCCGGGCGCGCCTCGCACGACTACTTCCTGGCTGAAGGTTCCCTCACCTGGTGGGCCATCGGCGCCTCGCTGATCGCGTCCAATATCTCGGCCGAGCAGTTCATCGGCATGAGCGGCTCCGGCTACCGCATCGGCATGGCGATCGCCGTGTACGAACTGATGGCGGCGGCCACCCTCATCATCGTCGCCGTGTTCTTCATGCCGGTGTACCTGAAGAACCACATCTACACGATGCCCCAGTTCCTCGAGCAGCGCTACGGCAAGGCCGTGGCCACCACGATGGCGCTGTTCTGGCTCGGCCTGTACGTCGTGGTCAACCTGACCTCGATCCTGTACCTGGGCGCGCTGGCGATCTCCAGCATCGCCGGCCTGAACGTGTTCGCCTGCATGATCTTCCTAGCGGTGTTCGCCGCCATCATCACACTGGGCGGCATGAAGGTGATCGGCTACACCGACGTGATCCAGGTGCTGTGCCTGGTGGTCGGCGGCCTGGTCACCACCTGGATCGCGCTCGACCTGGTGGCCAAGCTGGGCGGCGGCCACGGTTCGGTGCAGGGCGCCAGCGAGCTGTTCAAGCGCGCCGGCGAACACTTCGACATGGTGCTCACCCGCGGCAATGCCAACTACATGGACCTGCCGGGCCTGTCGACGCTGATCGGCGGCATGTGGATCGTCAACCTGAACTACTGGGGCTGCAACCAGTACATCACCCAGCGCGCCCTCGGCGCCGACCTGCCGACCGCGCGCAAGGGCATCCTGTTCGCGGCGTTCCTGAAACTCTTGATGCCGGTGATCGTGGTGCTGCCGGGTATCGCCGCCTACGCGCTGGACAAGAGCGGCGCGCTGGGCGACGCCATGCGCCAGGGCGGCGAGCTGAATCCGGACCGCGCCTACCCGACCCTGCTGGCCCTGCTGCCGACCGGCCTGAAAGGCGTCGCCTTTGCCGCCCTGACCGCAGCCGTGGTCGCCTCGCTGGCCGGCAAGGCCAACTCGATCGCCACCATCTTCACCCTCGACATCTACAAGAAGAACTTCAACCGCGAAGCCAGCGAACAGCGCATGGTGTGGATCGGCCGCGTCACCGTGGTGGTCGCGATGATCCTGGCGGTGGTGATCGCGCCGATGCTGGGCATCGACAAGAAAGGCGGCTTCCAGTACATCCAGGAATACACCGGCTTCGTCTCGCCGGGCATCCTGGCCATGTTCCTGCTGGGCTTCTTCTGGAAGAAGACGACGTCCGCAGCGGCGATGTTCGCCACCGTCGGCGGCCTGGTGTTCTCGATCGTCCTGAAGTTCCTGCCGGGGATGATGGACCTGCACTTCCTGGCCCCGATCGGCTTCGCCGTGGACAACGGCGCCGGCGTGTACGAGATCCCGTTCCTGGACCGCATGCTGATCGTGTTCCTGCTTGTGGTCGCCGGCATGGTCCTGCTGAGCCTGAGCGGCAACCGCAGCGAAGCCGAAGCCAAGCGCATGGTCATCGACCGCCGCATGTTCCGCGTCGACGGCGGCTTCGCCGTGGGTTCGGCGATCGTGTGCGTGCTGGTGGCGGCGGTGTATATCGCCTGGTGGTAA
- a CDS encoding carboxylesterase/lipase family protein, with amino-acid sequence MRHRIPFAVLPITGAHGARGRRPAAAALAAALGLPLLLAGCATAGAGAAAVPAGGAGLQVRLDTGTLEGRAGADGVRAFKGIPYAAAPVGALRWQAPQAAPRWDGVRRADAFGARCMQLPLFADMVFRSNGVSEDCLYLNVWTPAAPAATGEGQGLPVLVYFYGGGLVAGDGSEPRYDGAAMARQGIVAITVNYRLGLFGFLAHPELSAESPHRASGNYGFMDQAAALQWVRRNAAAFGGDPRRVTIAGESAGSYSVSVQMASPLAKDLIAGAIGESGALLGMNALPTLAEAEAAGRQLGNQLGNQLGAPTLAQLRALPAQALLDAGTRPDAVRAGAIVDGYVLPQAPAAIYGAGRQAHVPLLAGWNSAEGGAGSILGDGKGGAAPTEADFMAGLRRLYGARAADARRAYAGDVDSAARELASDRFIGFGTWRWIDLHARSGGQPVYRYYYTQPRPASRAGAPAATGAAHSVEIEYVLGNLDGNPVYAWTPADVALSRQAQAYFANFVKTGNPNGAGLPHWPALDRRGAGSGSALMVLGVPSHAVEAADGAHHAFHESMGPR; translated from the coding sequence ATGAGACACCGCATCCCGTTCGCCGTATTACCCATCACCGGCGCCCACGGCGCGCGGGGCCGCCGTCCTGCGGCCGCAGCGCTGGCCGCCGCGCTCGGCCTGCCGCTGCTGCTGGCCGGGTGCGCCACCGCGGGCGCCGGCGCGGCCGCCGTGCCGGCAGGCGGCGCCGGGCTGCAGGTGCGTCTCGACACCGGCACGCTGGAAGGGCGCGCCGGCGCGGACGGCGTGCGCGCCTTCAAGGGCATCCCGTACGCGGCGGCGCCGGTGGGCGCGCTGCGCTGGCAGGCGCCGCAGGCGGCGCCGCGCTGGGACGGCGTGCGCCGGGCCGATGCCTTCGGCGCGCGCTGCATGCAGCTGCCGCTGTTCGCGGACATGGTGTTCCGCTCGAACGGCGTCAGCGAGGATTGCCTGTACCTGAACGTGTGGACACCGGCGGCGCCGGCCGCCACCGGCGAGGGACAGGGCTTGCCGGTGCTGGTGTACTTCTACGGCGGCGGCCTAGTGGCCGGCGACGGTTCCGAGCCGCGCTACGACGGCGCCGCCATGGCGCGCCAGGGCATCGTGGCCATCACCGTCAACTACCGCCTCGGCCTGTTCGGCTTCCTGGCGCATCCGGAACTGAGCGCCGAGTCGCCGCACCGGGCGTCCGGCAACTACGGCTTCATGGACCAGGCGGCGGCGCTGCAATGGGTGCGCCGCAACGCCGCGGCGTTCGGCGGCGACCCGCGCCGCGTCACCATCGCCGGCGAATCGGCCGGCTCGTATTCGGTGAGCGTGCAGATGGCCTCGCCGCTGGCGAAAGACCTGATCGCCGGCGCCATCGGCGAGAGCGGCGCGCTGCTGGGCATGAACGCGCTGCCGACGCTGGCCGAGGCCGAAGCCGCCGGCCGCCAGCTGGGCAACCAGCTGGGCAACCAGCTGGGCGCGCCGACGCTGGCGCAGCTGCGCGCGCTGCCGGCGCAGGCGCTGCTGGACGCCGGCACGCGTCCGGATGCGGTGCGCGCCGGCGCCATCGTCGACGGCTACGTGCTGCCGCAGGCGCCCGCGGCCATCTACGGCGCCGGACGCCAGGCCCACGTGCCGCTGCTGGCCGGCTGGAATTCGGCCGAGGGCGGCGCGGGCAGCATCCTCGGAGACGGCAAGGGCGGCGCCGCGCCCACCGAGGCCGATTTCATGGCCGGCCTGCGCCGCCTGTACGGCGCGCGCGCCGCGGACGCGCGCCGCGCCTACGCCGGCGACGTGGACAGCGCAGCGCGCGAGCTGGCCAGCGACCGCTTCATCGGCTTCGGCACCTGGCGCTGGATCGACCTGCACGCGCGCAGCGGCGGCCAGCCGGTGTACCGCTATTACTACACCCAGCCGCGCCCGGCCAGCCGCGCCGGGGCGCCGGCGGCGACCGGCGCCGCCCATTCGGTGGAAATCGAGTACGTGCTGGGCAACCTGGACGGCAATCCGGTGTATGCCTGGACGCCGGCGGACGTGGCCTTGTCGCGCCAGGCGCAGGCGTATTTCGCCAACTTCGTCAAGACCGGCAACCCGAACGGCGCCGGCCTGCCGCACTGGCCGGCCCTGGACCGGCGCGGCGCCGGCAGCGGCAGTGCGCTGATGGTGCTGGGCGTGCCGTCGCACGCGGTGGAAGCGGCCGATGGGGCGCACCATGCATTCCATGAAAGCATGGGGCCACGTTGA
- a CDS encoding sensor histidine kinase, with translation MADFLYRLHALRPRGLAGYLALAFSALSIVLTVVVVAVVEREASRHVTQTIGHGLGELALQASDKLDRGMFERYREVSLIARRFSRADADLSHDGLRALLDDVRDTYSYYSWIGLTDLQGKVMVSAGGLLEGADVSRRPWFKEGGSGGHVGDVHEALLLARLLPQHGSEPVRFVDVAFPIYDLDGRPTGVLGAHLSWQWARDVERSIIAPLQSQRNVDALIVGANGTVLLGPPELLGARIDVGRLRVRHPGAQSGYALQRWPDGKTYMVGFSRSRGYADYPGLGWTVLVREDLDSAFVPVRRLRSYGLWSGVALALLFSLAGVFLARWITRPLMQLKREAARIQDGDGTALTARMRGYDEVQTLTRALNNLLLVLQRRQAQMEELNLTLEQRVEDRTQALAQALAAVQRNEQRIATIIETAQDAFIGIDLRGMVIDWSSQAERLFGWSHGEALGRSLGELVVPQRFQCSFAKALQRFHDTGHLGIFERRAERIVRDRRGNELSVEMTVRLAGADGARFFSIFVHDISLRKKVEQMKNELVATVSHELRTPLTSMRASLSLLASNAIDGVPDDARELVDIAHRHCERLVRMVNDMLDVQKIESGKVQLNRSMQPVLPVVRDAVAAMQGYAQQAGVEIVCGGSCDEALRAEVDGDRLTQVITNLLSNAIKFSPPGERVVVELGRHREGLRLAVLDRGPGIPADFRSQIFGRFAQADDEGVRRQGSGLGLSISKTIVEEHGGHLGFSDREGGGTAFHVYLPLAGSE, from the coding sequence ATGGCCGACTTCCTTTATCGTCTGCATGCACTGCGTCCGCGCGGCCTGGCCGGCTACCTGGCCCTGGCGTTTTCCGCCCTGTCGATCGTATTGACGGTGGTCGTGGTCGCCGTGGTCGAACGGGAAGCCAGCCGGCACGTCACCCAGACCATCGGGCATGGCTTGGGCGAACTGGCGTTGCAGGCATCCGACAAGCTCGACCGTGGCATGTTCGAGCGCTACCGCGAGGTCAGCCTGATCGCCCGGCGCTTTTCGCGCGCCGACGCCGATCTCAGCCACGACGGCCTGCGCGCGCTGCTGGACGACGTGCGCGACACCTATTCCTACTACAGCTGGATCGGGCTGACGGACCTGCAGGGCAAGGTGATGGTCTCGGCCGGCGGCCTGCTGGAAGGCGCCGACGTCTCCCGCCGCCCATGGTTCAAGGAAGGCGGCAGCGGCGGCCACGTGGGCGACGTGCACGAGGCGCTGTTGCTGGCCAGGCTGCTGCCGCAGCATGGCAGCGAGCCGGTGCGCTTCGTCGACGTGGCCTTTCCCATTTACGACCTGGACGGCCGGCCGACCGGCGTGCTGGGCGCGCACCTGTCGTGGCAGTGGGCGCGCGACGTCGAGCGCTCGATCATCGCGCCGCTGCAGAGCCAGCGCAACGTCGATGCGTTGATCGTCGGCGCCAACGGCACCGTGCTGCTGGGGCCGCCGGAGCTGCTGGGCGCGCGCATCGACGTCGGCAGGCTGCGCGTGCGCCATCCGGGCGCGCAATCCGGCTACGCGCTGCAGCGCTGGCCGGACGGCAAGACCTACATGGTCGGCTTCAGCCGCTCGCGCGGCTACGCCGATTACCCCGGCCTGGGCTGGACCGTGCTGGTGCGCGAGGACCTGGACAGCGCCTTCGTGCCGGTGCGGCGCCTGCGCAGCTACGGCCTGTGGAGCGGCGTCGCGCTGGCGCTGCTGTTCTCGCTGGCCGGCGTGTTCCTGGCGCGCTGGATCACGCGCCCGCTGATGCAGCTGAAGCGGGAAGCGGCGCGCATCCAGGATGGCGACGGCACCGCGCTGACGGCGCGCATGCGCGGCTACGACGAGGTGCAGACGCTGACGCGCGCCCTGAACAACCTGCTGCTGGTGCTGCAGCGGCGCCAGGCCCAGATGGAAGAGCTCAACCTGACGCTGGAACAGCGCGTGGAAGACCGCACCCAGGCGCTGGCCCAGGCGCTGGCCGCGGTGCAGCGCAACGAGCAGCGCATCGCCACCATCATCGAGACGGCGCAGGACGCCTTCATCGGCATCGACCTGCGGGGGATGGTGATCGACTGGAGTTCGCAGGCGGAGCGCCTGTTCGGCTGGTCGCACGGCGAGGCGCTCGGCCGCTCGCTGGGCGAGCTGGTGGTGCCGCAGCGCTTCCAGTGCAGTTTCGCCAAGGCGCTGCAGCGCTTCCACGACACCGGTCACCTCGGCATCTTCGAGCGCCGCGCAGAGCGCATCGTGCGCGACCGCCGCGGCAACGAGCTGTCGGTGGAAATGACGGTGCGCCTGGCCGGCGCCGACGGCGCGCGCTTCTTCAGCATCTTCGTGCACGACATTTCGCTGCGCAAGAAGGTCGAGCAGATGAAGAACGAGCTGGTGGCCACCGTGTCGCACGAGCTGCGCACGCCGCTGACCTCGATGCGCGCCTCGCTGTCGCTGCTGGCCTCGAATGCCATCGACGGCGTGCCGGACGACGCGCGCGAACTGGTCGACATCGCCCACCGCCATTGCGAGCGCCTGGTGCGCATGGTGAACGACATGCTCGACGTGCAGAAGATCGAATCGGGCAAGGTCCAGCTGAACCGCAGCATGCAGCCGGTGCTGCCGGTGGTGCGCGACGCGGTGGCGGCGATGCAGGGCTACGCGCAGCAGGCCGGCGTCGAGATCGTGTGCGGCGGCAGCTGCGACGAGGCGCTGCGCGCCGAGGTCGACGGCGACCGCCTGACCCAGGTGATCACCAACCTGCTGTCGAACGCCATCAAGTTCTCGCCGCCGGGCGAGCGCGTCGTGGTCGAACTGGGCCGCCACCGCGAGGGCCTGCGCCTGGCGGTGCTGGACCGCGGCCCCGGCATCCCGGCGGATTTCCGCAGCCAGATCTTCGGGCGCTTCGCCCAGGCCGACGACGAGGGCGTGCGCCGCCAGGGTTCGGGGCTGGGCCTGTCGATCAGCAAGACCATCGTCGAAGAGCATGGCGGACACCTCGGCTTCAGCGACCGCGAGGGCGGCGGCACCGCGTTCCACGTCTACCTGCCCTTGGCGGGAAGCGAATGA
- a CDS encoding Csu type fimbrial protein, producing MLPGLASAAAYSNGSQTSSFDVTMKIVADCTIAANGLDFGQTQGVLARTVTASSAINVTCTNTTPYNVGLNAGTGAGSSGTARYLSGTGANTNTVRFNLYQAPGATLWGNTQGTDTMAGTGSGALQTLTVYGEIPAQASPAPDSYKSTITATVYF from the coding sequence ATGCTGCCGGGCCTGGCCAGCGCCGCCGCTTACAGCAACGGCAGCCAGACGTCGAGCTTCGACGTCACCATGAAGATCGTTGCCGACTGCACCATCGCCGCCAACGGCCTGGATTTCGGCCAGACCCAGGGCGTGCTGGCGCGGACCGTCACCGCCTCGTCGGCGATCAACGTCACCTGCACCAACACCACGCCGTACAACGTCGGCCTGAACGCCGGCACCGGCGCCGGCTCCAGCGGCACCGCGCGCTACCTGAGCGGCACCGGCGCCAACACCAACACGGTGCGCTTCAACCTGTACCAGGCGCCGGGCGCCACCCTGTGGGGCAACACGCAGGGCACCGACACCATGGCCGGCACCGGCAGCGGCGCGCTGCAGACGCTGACCGTGTACGGCGAAATCCCGGCGCAGGCGTCGCCGGCGCCGGACAGCTACAAATCGACCATCACCGCCACCGTCTACTTCTGA
- a CDS encoding fimbrial biogenesis chaperone, whose amino-acid sequence MAIPTPHPCAPAAPQPPAPLRAHLLRYLAGCLAATLLAALLACMLARPAAAANLQISPVSIQFARGQGAAGITLQNQGDDALFGQARVYVWEQRDGQDVLTPATDLVASPPVMEIAARSSQTIRLVRRGAAAGGDAAERSYRILIDELPRGEEAGGVAIRLQYSVPVFAAPADAGAAPRLSWDVYRKDGAWMLRVRNDGALHAQIGATVLRGADGKDLQVSKGLLGYALAGKTREWRLPVDGALDMGAPGAALAVSASVNAQPVSASASVRRE is encoded by the coding sequence ATGGCCATCCCGACCCCGCACCCTTGCGCGCCCGCCGCGCCGCAGCCGCCGGCGCCGCTGCGCGCGCACCTGTTGCGCTACCTGGCCGGTTGCCTGGCGGCGACGCTGCTGGCGGCGCTGCTGGCCTGCATGCTGGCGCGCCCGGCCGCCGCCGCCAACCTGCAGATCTCGCCGGTCTCGATCCAGTTCGCGCGCGGCCAGGGCGCGGCCGGCATCACCTTGCAGAACCAGGGCGACGATGCGCTGTTCGGCCAGGCGCGCGTGTACGTGTGGGAGCAGCGCGACGGCCAGGACGTGCTCACCCCCGCCACCGACCTGGTGGCCAGCCCGCCGGTGATGGAGATCGCCGCGCGCAGCAGCCAGACCATCCGCCTGGTGCGGCGCGGCGCGGCCGCGGGCGGCGACGCTGCCGAGCGCAGCTACCGCATCCTGATCGACGAACTGCCGCGCGGCGAGGAAGCCGGCGGCGTGGCGATCCGCCTGCAATACTCGGTGCCGGTGTTCGCCGCTCCCGCCGACGCCGGCGCCGCGCCGCGCCTTTCCTGGGACGTGTACCGCAAGGACGGCGCCTGGATGCTGCGCGTGCGTAACGACGGCGCCCTGCATGCGCAGATCGGCGCCACCGTATTGCGCGGCGCCGACGGCAAGGACCTGCAGGTCAGCAAGGGCCTGCTCGGCTACGCGCTGGCCGGCAAGACGCGCGAATGGCGCCTGCCGGTGGACGGCGCGCTGGACATGGGCGCGCCCGGCGCCGCGCTGGCGGTCAGCGCCAGCGTGAATGCCCAGCCGGTGAGCGCCAGCGCCAGCGTGCGGCGGGAGTGA